One window of the Anabaena sphaerica FACHB-251 genome contains the following:
- a CDS encoding DUF2232 domain-containing protein, protein MSILDSLPDEPEEDSSPESSTPGYQSDQHQKLKRPQLKVDTPLRMVETAFLASTASLIWFINFYFPLGPVLRIFFPVPIALVYLRWGKRAAWMAAVTSGLLLAVLMGPVRSMLFVMPFGLMGVLLGATWHRRVPWIVSITLGMLLGTLGVFFRLWLLSVLSGEDLWVYVINQVTEIIEWIFLKLQILATPSVFVIQVGAMLLIAFNNLIYLFVVHLAAWILLDRLGNPIPRAPRWVQVLLDYEG, encoded by the coding sequence ATGAGTATTTTAGATTCTCTACCAGATGAACCGGAGGAAGATTCATCACCTGAATCATCAACCCCTGGTTATCAGTCAGATCAACACCAAAAGTTAAAGCGCCCTCAACTGAAGGTTGATACACCCTTGAGGATGGTGGAAACAGCATTTTTAGCCAGCACTGCTAGTTTGATTTGGTTTATTAATTTCTATTTTCCTTTAGGTCCAGTTTTACGGATATTTTTTCCAGTCCCCATCGCTTTAGTTTATTTGCGTTGGGGTAAACGTGCTGCATGGATGGCTGCTGTCACCTCTGGGTTGCTGTTAGCTGTGCTGATGGGACCTGTTCGTAGTATGTTGTTTGTGATGCCTTTTGGATTGATGGGTGTGCTGTTGGGGGCAACGTGGCATCGTCGTGTACCCTGGATTGTGTCGATTACTTTAGGGATGTTATTGGGTACTTTGGGTGTGTTTTTCCGTCTGTGGTTACTGTCGGTGTTATCTGGTGAAGACCTCTGGGTTTATGTAATTAACCAAGTCACTGAAATTATTGAATGGATCTTCCTGAAGCTGCAAATATTAGCAACTCCCAGTGTGTTTGTCATTCAAGTAGGAGCGATGCTTTTGATTGCATTCAACAACTTGATTTACTTGTTTGTGGTACATCTGGCAGCATGGATACTTTTGGATCGTCTGGGAAATCCCATCCCCCGCGCCCCACGTTGGGTACAAGTACTGTTGGATTATGAGGGATAA